The genomic DNA GATTGATTTATTCTTCCTTTCAAAATTCGCTAAAATTGTTGAGTTCGAAGCAAAGTTACAAGCTCTTCCATTTGATGAGGAGATTGCGAGAGAAGCAAAGGAATTTGGATTTGCTGATAGTACCCTTGCTAAGTTATGGGCAACAAATGAGCGTGCTGTTTACGATTGGAGAGTAGAAAAGGGGCTTGTTCCAGTTTATAAAATGGTTGATACATGTGCAGCAGAGTTCGAGTCTGAAACTCCTTATTTCTACGGAACTTATGAAGATGAAAATGAATCGATTGTAACTGACCGTGAGAGTGTAATCGTACTTGGTTCTGGTCCAATCCGAATCGGTCAAGGAATCGAATTTGACTACTCAACGGTTCATGCAGTTTGGGCGATTCAAGAAGCTGGCTATGAAGCCATCATCATTAACAATAATCCTGAAACTGTATCTACTGACTTCAGTATCTCTGATAAGCTCTACTTTGAGCCTTTAACAATCGAAGATGTTATGCATGTTATTGATTTAGAAAAGCCAGTTGGAGTTGTTGTCCAATTCGGTGGGCAAACAGCAATTAACCTAGCTTCAAAGCTTGTAGAAAGAGGAGTGAAGATTCTAGGTACGAGCTTGGATGATCTTGACCGTGCGGAAAATCGCGACCGCTTTGAAGCTGCATTGCAAGAGCTAGGAATTCCACAGCCGTTAGGAAAAACGGCAAGAACAGCGGCTGAAGCTGCTGTAATTGCTAACTCAATTGGATATCCGGTATTGGTTCGTCCATCATATGTACTTGGCGGTAGAGCGATGCAAATCGTATACCAAGAAGCTGAGTTATTGCAATACATGAAGGAAGCAGTAAAGATTAATCCAGAGCATCCGATTTTAATTGACCGTTACCTAACAGGAAAAGAAATAGAAGTAGATGCGATTTGCGATGGCGAAACAGTAATTATTCCAGGGATCATGGAGCATATTGAAAGAGCAGGAGTTCACTCTGGTGACTCAATCGCAGTGTACCCGCCACAAAGCATCTCACAAGCGGTAAAAGACAAGCTTGTTGATTATACGATTCGTTTAGCTAAAGGATTAGGAATCATTGGACTTTTCAACATTCAATATGTTGTTTCAAAAGAAGAAGTGTATGTGTTGGAAGTAAATCCTCGTTCAAGTCGTACGGTGCCGTTCTTAAGTAAAATCACAAACGTACCTATGGCTAATCTGGCAACAAAAGCGATTCTGGGCCTATCACTGAAAGAGCAAGGTTATGAGACTGGACTGGTAGAAGAAAAGCAAGGTGTATTCGTTAAAGTACCAGTATTCTCTTTTGCTAAGCTAAGAAGAGTTGATATTACATTAGGACCAGAAATGAAATCGACTGGTGAGGTTATGGGGAAAGACCACACGCTTGAAAAAGCCCTTTACAAAGGATTAGTTGCTTCAGGAATGAAAATTCAAGGATTTGGATCGGTTCTTATGACGATTGCTGACAAAGATAAGCAAGAAGCTTTAGGGATCGCGAAGCGTTTCTTCTCAATCGGGTTCCGGGTAATGGCAACGGAAGGGACAGCGAAGTTCTTCCAAGAACAAGGAATTCCAGTGAAGGTTGTTGAGAAAATTGGTGGAGGCCACCCAGATATCGTTGATGTAATCCGTAACGGCCAAGCGCAATTTGTGATTAACACATTAACAAAAGGAAAGCAGCCAGAACGTGATGGTTTTAGAATTCGTAGAGAATCAGTGGAAAACGGTGTTCCTTGCTTAACTTCATTAGATACAGCAGAGGCCATTTTACGCGTAATTGAATCAATGAATTTTTCAGCTGAGGCGATGGAGAAAAGTCCCGCAAACAGCAGGGAGGCAGTACTATTATGATTCGCAATGAGGAATGTATCGTACTTTCCAATCAAGAAATAGCTCACAATATTTTTGAGCTCACCCTTAAGGGTGAGCTCGTCCAACAGATGAATGAACCAGGTCAATTTGTACATCTAAAAGTTAGTGATAGTGTAGATCCACTTTTGCGTAGACCGATTAGTATTGCAAAAATCGACCAAGTAAATAACATGTTTACGATGATTTTCCGGGCAGAAGGAACTGGAACGAAGCTGCTTGGACAGAAAAAAGTCGGAGATGTTGTAGACGTTCTTGGGCCATTAGGAAATGGATTTCCAGTAGAGGAAGCTGCATCTGGATCAACCGCCCTTTTAGTAGGTGGCGGAATTGGTGTGCCTCCACTATATGAATTATCTCTAAGGCTAAAAGAAAAAGGCGTAAATGTCATTCATGTGTTAGGCTTCGCAACAAAAGATGCAGTTTTTTACGAAGAGAAATTTGCCGAATTAGGAGAAACGTATATTGTAACGGTGGATGGAACTCATGGAGAGAAGGGATTTGTAACGGATGTGATCTCCGCACAGAATCTTTCGTTTGAAACATTATACACATGTGGTCCTACCCCGATGTTACGAGCATTAGAGGCTGCGTATCCTGAGAAAAATGTATATCTTTCTCTAGAAGAGCGAATGGGCTGTGGAATTGGAGCTTGCTTTGCATGCGTATGTAGAACACAGGACGATCCTACAGGATATACGTATAAAAAGGTTTGTACGGATGGGCCAGTGTTTAAAGGAGGGGAGGTTCTTATATGAGTCAACTAGCAGTGAACCTACCTGGTTTACAATTAAAAAACCCAATTATGCCTGCATCAGGATGCTTTGGATTTGGTAGAGAATATAGTCAGTTTTATGATTTAAGTACATTAGGTTCCATCATGATTAAAGCAACAACAGTAGAACCACGGTTTGGAAATCCAACTCCACGGGTAGCAGAGACAACTGCGGGGATGTTAAATGCGATTGGCTTGCAAAATCCTGGCCTTAAAAAGGTGATTAATGAGGAGCTTGCTTGGTTAGACCAATTTGATGTACCGATCATCGCAAATGTGGCTGGCTCACTTGAAGAGGACTATATTGAGGTTGCACGTGAGATTTCAAATGTAAGTAATGTTCATGCTCTTGAACTGAATATCTCTTGCCCAAATGTAAAAACAGGTGGTATTGCTTTTGGAACGATTCCTGAGGTGGCAAAGGAATTAACGAAAAAAGTGAAAGAAGTGTCCAGTGTACCTGTTTATGTCAAGTTATCACCAAATGTATCGAATATTGTTGAGATGGCCAAGGCGGTTGAAGCAGGCGGTGCGGACGGGTTAACCATGATTAATACTTTAATTGGCATGAGGCTTGATTTGAAGACAGGTAAGCCTGTGCTTGCTAATAATACAGGTGGACTTTCAGGTCCTGCAATTAAACCGGTTGCGATTCGAATGATTTATGAAGTAAGTCAGCACGTAAATATTCCTATTATTGGGATGGGTGGCGTTCAATCGGCAGAAGATGTGATTGAATTTTTTTATGCCGGAGCGAGTGCGGTTGCAGTTGGTACAGCTAATTTTGTGGATCCACTCGTATGTCCGAAAATCATTGAACAACTTCCAGTGTTATTAAATGAACTTGGATTTGATCATATTTCAGAATGTACGGGAAGGTAGTGTCAAAAGATTTATGAAAACTACCTAAAGGGTTAGTTTCTCTCCTATTTACTGGATGGAGATGCGCCGCAATCGCTCTTGACAAACACGCCAATGGTTTGAGGATTGTTTAACAAGGGCGAAGGGAACAAAAGAAGGCATACCAAATAAGCCCTTGGTTGTTTCCATTTTAAACCATTGGCAAGTTCGGTTTGTCAAGAGTTCGCTCCGCCGATTGCTGAATTAGCTTAAGGGCTCAGCTAAACAAAAAGTTAGGCTTGTCTTTGCTCTACTATCCATTGTTGTGCTAATCCAATGAGCTTTGTCCAACGTGCTGGCATTGTTGGAAGCCCCTTGAGTTCTGGATTCACTACGGGCACTTTTCCTTCTAAGGCGGCATGCGGACGCAAAAAGTTAAAGTAGGCCGTAAATAAGGTGACGTATGAAATGGAACCATGTTCAGAGCCGAATCCATGAGTGGAGCGATAATTGCCCTTAAAGGTGCGGTTAAGTCTCTCAATTATTTGTTTCAGTGGTCTATATTCGGTCGAAACAGGGTCCTCATTGGTTAATCCAATGACCTGCTTCACATCGAATGAAATCCCATGTTGAGCGAAGAAATGTTGGGCTAAAAGATAGATTGGATTCCCGTCTACCACAAAGGTCAGATTTTCTGGAATCTCTTTCATCTTGATTAAGACCTCATCAATTGCTCGAATGGCTGTTGCTGTGTCTCGATTAGGCGACACCGGATACGAAAGAATAATCTTTTTCACGGCGTCAAAAAAGAAAAATAAATAATGCCATCGACCGTTTACTCTGATATACGTTTCATCACCGCAGAATTGGTCTGAAAGTTCATAGGGATAGTGATCCACATAAGGTTTAAGTAATAAAGCTACGCTATTTTCGTAGTTCAATACAGTCTGATGTGAAATCATCACTCCGTGTACGTCCTGCATAATCGCAGCTGTTTTACGGGCCGAAAGGCCATAGTTTACATGATAGGTTAGGATCAATCCTAATGTATGTGGGGATGCATAAATCTTTGATAAGTCCACGGCCGGCAGTTCTGGTGATTCCTTGGATAACGGCTGGAAATCGATATAAAACTGACGGAAAATGTATCTCAATTTAAATGCTTGAGGGTCCTTTTTGAACCTTTTCTTTTCTTTTGAAGTCATCCCATTGAGCTTCTTTTGATAATAAAAACAGTCATTGTTCTTGCACTTAAACACGTGAAAATCTTTTCTTTCTTTTATTTTCTCGAGAGTCTTGGAACAATGAGGACACTTCAGGATGGCCTCCTTAGAGTAACGGTTCTTTTCACTGAAAAGTTCTGTACACACCTTGCATTGATACTGACCTTTATCTCCATTGTTGGCATAAAGATAATCCGATGGAGCACCACACTTTGGACAGTTCATGGCTTTAGGTACGGAAACTTTTGCATTCTTACGCCTTTGAACAGGTTTGAGAGCTTTCCCGTTCTTCTCTTGATATTCACTAAGAAGAACTCGATAATCAAGCTGTTCTAGAACTTCAATGACTGGAAGGTCATCCACTTGAAGTTTTCGATAAGGTTTATTTACGGGCTGTTCAGTAGGTTTATCGAACATGCTTTTACCAATCAATAAAGTAAGCAATGTTCGAATGAGTTGTTCTTGATAGTTTATAAAAGTTAATAAATAGGTTATAATTTGAGGGTACAACTTGTCACTTCCTTTCTGGGAATTGAGTGTGTGGTAACCTCAATTATCTCCAGAATTCAGGGGGTGGCAATTTTTTTGCTTAAAAAGCCCTCTATCATAGGATTTTATAACCTATTTCTTATAAAAGTTTTGACAATACGTACGGGAAGGAGCTGGAAGAAGAATGAAAAACTCGCTTATCATCGCGCTTGATTTTCCAGATAAAAATGATGTGTACGGTTTTTTAAAGAAATTTAATAACGAGCAACTATTCGTTAAAGTTGGCATGGAACTTTTTTATAAAGAAGGCCCTGCAATGGTTCAAGAACTAAAGGAAATGGGTCACGATATTTTCTTAGATTTAAAATTGCACGATATTCCAAATACAGTGGGTCGTGCGATGAGAAATCTAGCTAGCCTAGGCTGTGATTTAGTGAATGTTCATGCGGCGGGCGGAAAAGAAATGATGATGGCAGCTCTAGAAGGACTTGAGGCTGGCACGGCTTTAGGTGCGAAAAGACCAAATATCATCGCAGTAACACAGCTAACAAGTACTTCAGAGGAACAAATGAAGGGTGAACAATTAATTTCAGTGAGCCTCGAACAATCCGTTCTTCATTACGCAAAGGTTACAAAGGATGCAGGACTTGATGGTGTGGTTTGCTCCTCAAATGAAGTGAAGCTTATCCGTGAGCAATTAGGTGAACAGTTCTTAACTGTTACACCAGGAATTCGAATGAGTTCGGAATCAGTTGGTGACCAAAAGAGAGTAGCTACCCCTGAGTTTGCTAGGAACGCAGGTGTATCCATGATTGTTGTAGGTCGCTCCATTACAAGAGCCGAAGATCCGGAACTAGCTTATCAACTTTACAAAAACGCCTGGGAGGGAAAAGTATATGAAACAAAAAATAGCTAACACACTTTTAGAAATCGGTGCAGTCTCGTTACAACCCCATCATCCTTTTACTTGGACATCAGGAATTAAATCACCTATTTATTGTGATAACAGACTAACTTTATCTTTTCCTGAAGCAAGAAGAGAGATTGCAGCTGGACTAAAGGAACTTATACTTAAGAACTTCCCTGAGACAGAAATGGTAGCTGGAACAGCAACAGCTGGAATTCCTCATGCGGCATGGGTAAGTGAACTGCTTGATTTACCGATGAGCTATGTCCGTTCATCAGCAAAAGGACATGGCAAAGGAAATCAAATTGAAGGCCGTGTTCTTGCAGGACAAAAGGTAGTAGTAGTGGAAGACTTAATCTCAACAGGTGGAAGTGTAATTACAGCAGTTGATGCATTAAGGGAAGCAGGGTGTGAAGTATTAGGTGTCGTGTCTATCTTTACGTATGAACTGGAAAAAGGGAAGAAGCTGTTAGAGGAAGCTAATATTAAGACATATTCACTAACAGATTTCTCAACATTAGTAGACGTTGCCTTAGCTGCTGGAAGTATCGAAGAGGATGCAGTAGCAAGTCTTCGCAGCTGGAGCCAAGACCCAACCGCTTGGAAACCGGTAGTAAAAGCATAAAATAAAATGCAGAAAAAAGAGTGTCCACCCCAGACGGACAAAAACAGCAAATCTGTCCATTTGGGGTGTCTGACACCCTTTTTTTGTGCTTTTTACTTTTTTAACTGAATGATAAGGTTTTCGTCAGGTGTAACGTAAACTGTTTGTTGGTTGTCATATATGACGAAACCGGGTTTTGCTCCATTTGGTTTCTTTACATGTCTTACTTGTGTAAAGTCAACGGGAACAGAGCTTGAGCTTCGTGCTTTACTAAAGTAGGAAGCGATATTGGCTGCTTCTAGTATGGCCGAATCACTAGGGTTTTTGCTTCGTATAACAACATGTGATCCAGGAATATCCTTTGTATGAAGCCAAATATCGTCACGACTAGCTACTTTGTTTGTTAAATAATCGTTTTGCTTATTGTTTTTACCGACGAGGATGTCTGTTCCGTCAGAGGACACATATTGATCGAGCACAGGTTTTGCAAGAACTTGTTTTTTCGATTTATTTTTTTGTCGGTCTCGAATATAACCTTCTTCAACTAACTCTTGACGAATTTCCTCAATATCTTTAATAGAAGCGGTCTCCATTTGCTGAATTAATGTCTCAAAATACAGCACTTCTTCGTTCGCTTTTTCAATTTGTTCTTGTACAATCCTACGTGCTGTTTTTGCTTTTTGATACTTTGTAAAGTATCGCTGCGCATTGTCTGAAGGTGATTTCTGAGGATCGAGTGGAATGGTAACCACTCCAGCATTCTCATCATAATAATTAATCACCTCAACGGATGTCATTCCTCTTTCAACTGCATAAAGATTGGCTGTTAATAACTCCCCAAATAATTGATATTCCTCCGCATTTTGTGCGTCTACTAGCGTTTTTTGAAGCTTATCGATTTTCTTCTTGTTTTTATCCCGTTCATTAACAATCAACCGTTCCAGGTCATTCCCTTGCTGCTTCACACGGTCTCTTTCGGCTTTCCCAAAATAAAAACGGTCGAGCATTTCACTAATCTTGGAAAACGACTGAACTTCACCTGATATATGAGTCATCGGAAATAGATAAAACATTTCTTTTCCTTGGTCATTCATAATCGATGGATCATATTGATGGGTATGAATTTTTTCCATGTGACGGATAAATGCTTTAGGCATGGTATTGCGATTGGCAACTCCGGCTTCATGGACGATTTCTCTTGCTAATAATGGAGATAAACCAGCAAAATGCTCAACCAGCTGCTTATCCATCTTCCCTGCATTAAAGTCTAAGCTCCTTAACACATCCTCTTCTGTAGCTTCTAGAGGATTAATTTTATTTTGAGCAGGAGGAAGTTTATACTCCTGACCAGGTAGAATCGCACGATGGCTGTTAAGAGCATAGGAAACGTGCTTAATGCTATCTAAAATCATGTTTCGTGTTTTATCAATTAAGATAATATTGCTATGACGGCCCATGATTTCAATTATAAGTTGTTTGCTGGACAGATCACCGAGCTCGTTTCTTCCTTTTACATCTAAGACAATCATTCTTTCAAGACCAACCTGGTGAATATCCTCCAGTATGTATCCTTCTAAATGCTTTCTTAATAACATACAAAACATGGGTGGTTCATTTGGATTTTCATAAGTCTCTGTGGTTAATTGTGCTCTCGCGTAACTTGGGTGGACAGATAGCAAAAGCTTATGATTCTTTCCCCCTGCACGAATAACAAGCACGATTTCATTTTTAAATGGTTGATGAATTTTATTAATACGCCCACCACGTAAAGCCTCAGAGAGCTCTTTAGTGATAGCACGCGTAAACAGTCCGTCAAATGACATAAGAGAACATCCTTTTCTATATAGTGCCTTTCAATAAAAGCGGTCGCCCACTTTTGTAATAATTATATCATTTTTTTGGACGAGGCTGAATAAGCTTAGTTTAGAGTGAGTTGGGACAACTCTGTTGAAAATAAAAGGAGGAAGGGATTGCCGGATGAAATTCCATGGAATGGAAAAAAAGGAAGTGGAAAAAGCCTTAAATACTGATTACATGGTCGGTTTATCTGAGGCTGATGCAGTAAATCGTATAAAACAACATGGATTCAACGAGCTAGAAGAAGGAGAAAAGCAGT from Robertmurraya sp. FSL R5-0851 includes the following:
- the carB gene encoding carbamoyl-phosphate synthase large subunit — its product is MPKRTDIKSILVIGSGPIVIGQAAEFDYAGTQACIALKEEGYRVILVNSNPATIMTDTTMADAVYIEPLTLEFVSTIIRKERPDALVPTLGGQTGLNLAVELANSGVLEECNVEILGTKLSAIEQAEDRDLFRTLMNDLGEPVPESEIIHTLEEAYDFVAQIGYPVIVRPAFTLGGTGGGICHNEEELVETVTSGLKNSPVTQCLLEKSIAGFKEIEYEVMRDANDNAIVVCNMENIDPVGVHTGDSIVVAPSQTLSDREYQMLRNTSLKIIRALGIEGGCNVQLALDPDSYDYYIIEVNPRVSRSSALASKATGYPIAKLAAKIAVGLTLDEMMNPVTGKTYASFEPALDYIVSKIPRWPFDKFESANRTLGTQMKATGEVMAIGRTFEESLLKAIRSLEANVFHFSLNDADEISDELLEKRIRKAGDERLFYIGEALRRGVTIQTIHAWSKIDLFFLSKFAKIVEFEAKLQALPFDEEIAREAKEFGFADSTLAKLWATNERAVYDWRVEKGLVPVYKMVDTCAAEFESETPYFYGTYEDENESIVTDRESVIVLGSGPIRIGQGIEFDYSTVHAVWAIQEAGYEAIIINNNPETVSTDFSISDKLYFEPLTIEDVMHVIDLEKPVGVVVQFGGQTAINLASKLVERGVKILGTSLDDLDRAENRDRFEAALQELGIPQPLGKTARTAAEAAVIANSIGYPVLVRPSYVLGGRAMQIVYQEAELLQYMKEAVKINPEHPILIDRYLTGKEIEVDAICDGETVIIPGIMEHIERAGVHSGDSIAVYPPQSISQAVKDKLVDYTIRLAKGLGIIGLFNIQYVVSKEEVYVLEVNPRSSRTVPFLSKITNVPMANLATKAILGLSLKEQGYETGLVEEKQGVFVKVPVFSFAKLRRVDITLGPEMKSTGEVMGKDHTLEKALYKGLVASGMKIQGFGSVLMTIADKDKQEALGIAKRFFSIGFRVMATEGTAKFFQEQGIPVKVVEKIGGGHPDIVDVIRNGQAQFVINTLTKGKQPERDGFRIRRESVENGVPCLTSLDTAEAILRVIESMNFSAEAMEKSPANSREAVLL
- a CDS encoding dihydroorotate dehydrogenase electron transfer subunit, which codes for MIRNEECIVLSNQEIAHNIFELTLKGELVQQMNEPGQFVHLKVSDSVDPLLRRPISIAKIDQVNNMFTMIFRAEGTGTKLLGQKKVGDVVDVLGPLGNGFPVEEAASGSTALLVGGGIGVPPLYELSLRLKEKGVNVIHVLGFATKDAVFYEEKFAELGETYIVTVDGTHGEKGFVTDVISAQNLSFETLYTCGPTPMLRALEAAYPEKNVYLSLEERMGCGIGACFACVCRTQDDPTGYTYKKVCTDGPVFKGGEVLI
- a CDS encoding dihydroorotate dehydrogenase is translated as MSQLAVNLPGLQLKNPIMPASGCFGFGREYSQFYDLSTLGSIMIKATTVEPRFGNPTPRVAETTAGMLNAIGLQNPGLKKVINEELAWLDQFDVPIIANVAGSLEEDYIEVAREISNVSNVHALELNISCPNVKTGGIAFGTIPEVAKELTKKVKEVSSVPVYVKLSPNVSNIVEMAKAVEAGGADGLTMINTLIGMRLDLKTGKPVLANNTGGLSGPAIKPVAIRMIYEVSQHVNIPIIGMGGVQSAEDVIEFFYAGASAVAVGTANFVDPLVCPKIIEQLPVLLNELGFDHISECTGR
- a CDS encoding DDE-type integrase/transposase/recombinase; translated protein: MYPQIITYLLTFINYQEQLIRTLLTLLIGKSMFDKPTEQPVNKPYRKLQVDDLPVIEVLEQLDYRVLLSEYQEKNGKALKPVQRRKNAKVSVPKAMNCPKCGAPSDYLYANNGDKGQYQCKVCTELFSEKNRYSKEAILKCPHCSKTLEKIKERKDFHVFKCKNNDCFYYQKKLNGMTSKEKKRFKKDPQAFKLRYIFRQFYIDFQPLSKESPELPAVDLSKIYASPHTLGLILTYHVNYGLSARKTAAIMQDVHGVMISHQTVLNYENSVALLLKPYVDHYPYELSDQFCGDETYIRVNGRWHYLFFFFDAVKKIILSYPVSPNRDTATAIRAIDEVLIKMKEIPENLTFVVDGNPIYLLAQHFFAQHGISFDVKQVIGLTNEDPVSTEYRPLKQIIERLNRTFKGNYRSTHGFGSEHGSISYVTLFTAYFNFLRPHAALEGKVPVVNPELKGLPTMPARWTKLIGLAQQWIVEQRQA
- the pyrF gene encoding orotidine-5'-phosphate decarboxylase; translated protein: MKNSLIIALDFPDKNDVYGFLKKFNNEQLFVKVGMELFYKEGPAMVQELKEMGHDIFLDLKLHDIPNTVGRAMRNLASLGCDLVNVHAAGGKEMMMAALEGLEAGTALGAKRPNIIAVTQLTSTSEEQMKGEQLISVSLEQSVLHYAKVTKDAGLDGVVCSSNEVKLIREQLGEQFLTVTPGIRMSSESVGDQKRVATPEFARNAGVSMIVVGRSITRAEDPELAYQLYKNAWEGKVYETKNS
- the pyrE gene encoding orotate phosphoribosyltransferase, whose amino-acid sequence is MKQKIANTLLEIGAVSLQPHHPFTWTSGIKSPIYCDNRLTLSFPEARREIAAGLKELILKNFPETEMVAGTATAGIPHAAWVSELLDLPMSYVRSSAKGHGKGNQIEGRVLAGQKVVVVEDLISTGGSVITAVDALREAGCEVLGVVSIFTYELEKGKKLLEEANIKTYSLTDFSTLVDVALAAGSIEEDAVASLRSWSQDPTAWKPVVKA
- a CDS encoding Rqc2 family fibronectin-binding protein; its protein translation is MSFDGLFTRAITKELSEALRGGRINKIHQPFKNEIVLVIRAGGKNHKLLLSVHPSYARAQLTTETYENPNEPPMFCMLLRKHLEGYILEDIHQVGLERMIVLDVKGRNELGDLSSKQLIIEIMGRHSNIILIDKTRNMILDSIKHVSYALNSHRAILPGQEYKLPPAQNKINPLEATEEDVLRSLDFNAGKMDKQLVEHFAGLSPLLAREIVHEAGVANRNTMPKAFIRHMEKIHTHQYDPSIMNDQGKEMFYLFPMTHISGEVQSFSKISEMLDRFYFGKAERDRVKQQGNDLERLIVNERDKNKKKIDKLQKTLVDAQNAEEYQLFGELLTANLYAVERGMTSVEVINYYDENAGVVTIPLDPQKSPSDNAQRYFTKYQKAKTARRIVQEQIEKANEEVLYFETLIQQMETASIKDIEEIRQELVEEGYIRDRQKNKSKKQVLAKPVLDQYVSSDGTDILVGKNNKQNDYLTNKVASRDDIWLHTKDIPGSHVVIRSKNPSDSAILEAANIASYFSKARSSSSVPVDFTQVRHVKKPNGAKPGFVIYDNQQTVYVTPDENLIIQLKK